One Dictyoglomus thermophilum H-6-12 DNA window includes the following coding sequences:
- a CDS encoding metal-sensitive transcriptional regulator: MDKKEYLVALRRIEGQVRGLQRMIEEERDCKEIISQIAAVRSALKRVGILIVEEYAKKCIVSGEDAENEISELLKDLQSLF, encoded by the coding sequence TTGGATAAAAAGGAATATTTAGTGGCTCTAAGAAGAATTGAGGGACAGGTAAGAGGACTTCAAAGGATGATAGAGGAAGAGAGGGATTGTAAAGAGATAATCTCTCAAATTGCTGCAGTAAGGTCTGCTTTAAAGAGAGTTGGTATATTAATAGTTGAAGAATATGCTAAGAAATGTATTGTCAGTGGTGAGGATGCAGAAAATGAAATAAGTGAACTCTTAAAAGATTTACAGTCTCTTTTTTGA
- a CDS encoding DUF4388 domain-containing protein: MPLTGNLREFDLVSLLQILSGKFATGRLLINKPFKKGVLYLKEGRVINSEVGKLKGMPGFLELFTWEDGTFEFLEENVSNVPTLINMSSEALILEAARIMDEWQEKRKKIGSLTCVPFFPDPSRAIPSSVQVLLLRKDPESMTSEEKEKFILSNIDGRRDFATIARISGLGTLLAIDVILNALEEGRIALRDLVNLQYVVPEKIGNVTSNDPAVQKMLKVMDGKMNMEKILLEIEEERGKIIPELVKLVKAGRVRLKEGVEYLPRLSQENLYPS, translated from the coding sequence ATGCCGCTAACAGGAAATTTAAGAGAGTTTGACCTTGTATCTCTACTCCAAATACTTTCAGGGAAATTTGCCACAGGAAGGCTTTTAATTAATAAACCCTTTAAAAAGGGTGTTCTTTATTTAAAAGAGGGAAGGGTCATTAATTCGGAAGTTGGTAAATTAAAAGGAATGCCTGGTTTTTTAGAGCTTTTTACTTGGGAAGATGGAACTTTTGAATTCTTAGAGGAGAATGTTTCTAATGTTCCCACTTTGATAAATATGTCCTCTGAGGCATTAATACTTGAGGCTGCTAGGATTATGGATGAGTGGCAGGAGAAAAGAAAAAAGATAGGATCTTTAACTTGTGTACCTTTTTTTCCAGATCCTTCTCGAGCAATTCCATCATCAGTGCAGGTTTTATTATTAAGAAAAGATCCTGAGAGTATGACTTCGGAAGAGAAGGAAAAATTTATTTTATCGAATATTGATGGTAGAAGAGATTTTGCAACCATAGCTAGGATTAGTGGTCTTGGAACATTACTTGCTATTGATGTTATATTAAATGCTTTAGAAGAAGGAAGAATAGCATTGAGGGATCTTGTGAATTTACAATATGTAGTTCCTGAGAAGATAGGAAATGTAACTTCTAATGATCCTGCTGTTCAGAAAATGTTAAAAGTTATGGATGGAAAAATGAACATGGAAAAAATCCTCTTGGAAATTGAAGAAGAAAGAGGTAAAATTATACCGGAGTTGGTCAAGTTGGTTAAGGCAGGAAGAGTGAGATTGAAAGAAGGAGTTGAATATTTACCAAGACTATCACAGGAGAATTTATATCCGTCATGA
- a CDS encoding NAD(P)/FAD-dependent oxidoreductase codes for MRYDVIIVGGGPAGIFSAISLVRGKKPLKVLLVEKGELTSKRVCPAIVNRQGCVLCPRCNIVSGWGGAGAFSDGKLTFSTEVGGWLKDYIGEEKLLRLMEEVNNIYTEFGADQPVIKPDPEKFAYFQRKAIAADLRLVYFAVRHLGTEKCAPILLNMYEYLKDKVDIILGKQVSKILVENGKAKGVELEDGKIYYADYVIVAPGREGAKWFTEEGQRIGLSWVINPVDIGVRVEIPAAVMKELTDELYEAKFIYYTKTFDDKVRTFCMNPYGEVVMEQNEGIISVNGHSFAEKKTENTNFAILVSKNFTEPFKDPIAYGRAIGSLANLLSNGVILQRLGDLLAGRRSTWDRLQKGMVVPTLKDAVPGDLSLVLPYRYLVDIIEMIRALDKVTPGIYSRHTLLYGVEVKFYSARVKLNSSLETEIKNLFAIGDGAGITRGLMQASVSGLLVGQEILKRMSLLSDISEVRN; via the coding sequence ATGAGATATGATGTTATTATAGTTGGTGGCGGTCCTGCAGGAATATTTAGTGCTATATCTTTAGTGAGGGGTAAAAAGCCCCTCAAAGTTTTGCTTGTAGAAAAAGGAGAACTTACAAGCAAAAGAGTGTGTCCTGCTATAGTTAATAGACAGGGATGTGTACTCTGTCCTCGTTGTAATATTGTTTCTGGTTGGGGTGGTGCTGGGGCTTTTAGTGATGGAAAACTTACCTTTTCCACAGAAGTGGGGGGGTGGTTAAAAGATTATATTGGGGAAGAAAAACTTTTGAGGTTAATGGAAGAAGTTAATAATATTTATACCGAATTCGGGGCAGATCAGCCTGTTATAAAGCCTGATCCAGAGAAATTTGCTTATTTCCAAAGGAAGGCTATTGCTGCTGATTTAAGGCTGGTCTATTTTGCTGTGAGACATCTTGGTACAGAGAAGTGTGCGCCTATCCTTCTTAACATGTATGAATACTTAAAAGACAAGGTAGATATTATTTTAGGCAAACAGGTTTCAAAAATACTAGTGGAAAATGGAAAAGCTAAAGGGGTAGAACTGGAGGATGGAAAAATTTATTATGCTGATTATGTGATAGTAGCACCTGGAAGAGAAGGAGCCAAATGGTTTACCGAAGAGGGGCAAAGGATTGGGCTTTCGTGGGTAATAAATCCTGTGGATATAGGAGTAAGAGTTGAGATTCCTGCTGCAGTGATGAAGGAATTAACTGATGAACTTTATGAGGCGAAATTTATTTACTATACAAAAACCTTTGATGATAAGGTAAGGACTTTTTGCATGAATCCTTATGGCGAGGTAGTAATGGAACAAAATGAAGGTATTATTTCTGTAAATGGACATAGTTTTGCAGAAAAGAAAACTGAAAATACTAATTTTGCTATATTGGTGTCTAAGAATTTTACTGAGCCCTTTAAAGATCCTATTGCCTATGGTAGGGCTATAGGAAGTCTTGCAAATCTTCTGAGTAACGGAGTAATCCTTCAAAGACTTGGAGATCTCTTAGCTGGAAGGAGATCTACTTGGGATAGATTACAAAAAGGCATGGTGGTTCCTACTTTGAAAGATGCTGTGCCTGGAGATTTGAGTTTGGTATTACCATACAGGTATTTGGTAGACATTATAGAAATGATCCGAGCTTTGGATAAAGTAACTCCAGGAATATACTCAAGACATACTTTACTTTATGGCGTAGAAGTTAAGTTCTATTCTGCAAGGGTAAAACTTAATTCTTCTCTGGAAACGGAGATTAAAAATCTCTTTGCAATCGGAGATGGAGCTGGAATCACAAGAGGGCTTATGCAGGCTTCTGTCTCTGGACTTTTAGTGGGTCAGGAAATTCTTAAAAGAATGTCTCTTCTATCAGATATATCAGAAGTTCGTAATTAA
- a CDS encoding amidohydrolase: MKKYFIKAKKIYTFDSKKNIYNFIIVDNGKISELGNNLIINENTLPILDLSNYIILPGFIDSHVHLTSTAMNEISVDLSSFTSLKEIIKTLEALRDSLPEGEWIIAKEFDPTNLEEKRNITQEELDRYFPNHPVLIIRKDAHSSIINSLGLRLLEIEISPINGLIKERDHQIAIGKAYQSIDPSLLVKGLIKTLKKAAEKGITTIHALEGGYTSPPNSPQLLLGLKQYFPIDVIIYYQTTSIKKVKDLGLKRIGGCLLVDGSISTLTAAISEPYLTNQGHGVLFWDIESLSNFIKTAHKEDLQIAFHAVGDRGIDLLLKAYQRVLKEMPKEDHRHRIEHFELPQKEHIKIVSQLNLTLSLQPSFLYFWGGEGKLYEQLLGKERAKRIIPLRSILNENIVAGGGSDSSVTPMDPFLGIYSAINHPNEEESITLEEAIKMFTYNSAYIGFLEKEKGSIEKGKDADLVILEKDPFEIKNKEELLNIRVLGTISKGKFAYKDPNLITNF; the protein is encoded by the coding sequence ATGAAAAAATATTTTATTAAAGCTAAAAAAATTTATACTTTTGACTCTAAAAAAAATATATACAATTTTATAATAGTTGATAATGGTAAAATTTCTGAACTAGGAAATAATTTGATTATTAATGAAAATACATTACCCATCTTAGACCTATCAAATTATATTATACTTCCTGGCTTTATCGATTCTCATGTTCACCTTACATCTACGGCTATGAATGAAATATCAGTAGATTTGAGTTCCTTTACATCCTTAAAGGAGATAATAAAGACTTTAGAAGCTCTGAGAGATTCACTCCCTGAAGGTGAATGGATCATCGCAAAAGAATTCGATCCTACTAATCTGGAAGAGAAAAGAAATATAACTCAAGAAGAACTTGACAGGTACTTCCCAAATCACCCAGTTTTAATAATAAGAAAAGATGCACATTCAAGCATAATTAACTCATTAGGATTGAGACTTTTAGAGATAGAAATTTCACCTATCAATGGATTAATCAAAGAAAGAGATCATCAGATTGCCATAGGTAAAGCTTATCAAAGTATTGATCCATCTTTATTAGTAAAGGGATTAATAAAAACCTTAAAAAAAGCAGCAGAAAAGGGAATAACAACTATCCATGCCCTTGAAGGAGGTTATACCTCACCTCCTAACTCTCCGCAACTCCTCTTAGGACTGAAACAATATTTTCCTATAGATGTGATTATTTACTATCAAACTACTTCTATAAAAAAAGTAAAAGACTTAGGCTTAAAAAGAATAGGTGGATGTTTATTAGTTGATGGCTCTATAAGCACCCTTACCGCTGCCATTTCTGAACCTTACTTAACTAATCAAGGTCATGGTGTCCTTTTTTGGGATATTGAGTCCCTCTCAAATTTTATAAAAACAGCCCATAAAGAGGACTTACAAATTGCATTTCATGCAGTAGGAGACCGAGGTATAGATCTGCTTTTGAAAGCATATCAAAGAGTACTTAAAGAGATGCCTAAAGAAGATCATCGACATCGCATAGAACACTTTGAACTACCTCAAAAAGAACACATAAAAATTGTATCCCAACTAAATTTAACTTTATCTCTCCAACCAAGCTTTCTATACTTTTGGGGAGGAGAGGGAAAACTTTATGAACAGCTCCTTGGAAAAGAAAGAGCAAAAAGAATTATACCTCTAAGAAGCATTCTAAATGAAAATATAGTTGCAGGAGGAGGATCTGACAGTTCTGTAACGCCTATGGATCCCTTCTTAGGAATCTATTCTGCCATAAACCATCCTAATGAAGAGGAAAGCATAACTTTGGAAGAGGCGATTAAAATGTTTACTTACAATAGCGCTTATATAGGATTCCTTGAAAAGGAAAAAGGATCTATAGAAAAAGGTAAGGATGCAGACCTAGTGATTTTAGAAAAAGATCCTTTCGAAATCAAGAATAAAGAGGAATTACTAAATATAAGAGTTTTAGGCACAATTTCAAAAGGAAAATTCGCCTACAAAGATCCAAACTTAATTACGAACTTCTGA
- a CDS encoding Fur family transcriptional regulator — MQRETRQRRLIMEILSNSMDHPDALTVFRRAQDRKAKVSIGTVYRTLELLVKEGKALKFYDANAIARYDAKTEFHHHLICKVCGKVQDLDASLFKSEHMVKEIEEKTHFKNIEYHLTIYGICEECAKAGN, encoded by the coding sequence ATGCAAAGAGAAACAAGACAAAGAAGATTAATAATGGAGATCCTCTCAAATAGCATGGATCATCCTGACGCTCTTACCGTTTTTAGAAGAGCGCAAGATAGAAAAGCTAAGGTAAGTATTGGTACCGTATATAGAACTTTAGAGCTTTTGGTAAAAGAAGGGAAGGCTTTAAAGTTTTATGATGCCAATGCTATTGCAAGATATGACGCAAAAACCGAATTTCATCACCATTTGATTTGTAAAGTCTGTGGAAAGGTGCAAGACTTAGATGCATCACTTTTTAAGAGTGAGCATATGGTAAAAGAAATCGAAGAAAAAACTCATTTCAAAAATATAGAATATCATTTGACTATTTATGGCATTTGCGAAGAGTGTGCGAAAGCGGGGAATTAG
- the argR gene encoding arginine repressor yields the protein MNKRERLEKIKEILKKRNISSQKELMEALKEEGIYVVQATLSRDLKELGVIRQSSDLGKRYIVPENTINVSSLKDLFHRVVVNIDFAENLILVKTLPGNAQAVAFLLDNYLNSYDYFVGSVAGDDTILIVLRSKDKTQEALERLEELRK from the coding sequence TTGAATAAAAGAGAAAGGTTAGAGAAAATAAAGGAAATACTTAAGAAAAGAAATATAAGTAGCCAAAAGGAACTAATGGAGGCTCTAAAAGAGGAAGGAATTTACGTGGTACAAGCTACTCTTTCAAGGGATCTCAAGGAGCTAGGAGTAATAAGACAGAGTTCAGATCTTGGGAAGAGATATATTGTACCAGAGAATACTATAAATGTATCTTCTCTTAAAGATTTATTCCATAGGGTAGTTGTGAATATAGACTTTGCAGAAAATCTAATATTGGTTAAGACCCTTCCTGGTAATGCACAGGCTGTTGCCTTTCTTCTTGATAATTATCTAAACAGTTATGATTATTTTGTGGGAAGTGTGGCAGGAGACGATACTATATTGATAGTATTAAGAAGTAAAGATAAGACTCAAGAAGCATTAGAGAGGTTAGAAGAACTTAGGAAATAA
- a CDS encoding sensor histidine kinase: MARIKKETTYLLEELKDYVPYLSLISDLLSADIYLYQPITDLSAVILIAEAHPKLVPPLSLRQEVGKLIFLEDDPNLFEVINTGKQKVVKSGIIIGGFPVEEEIHPIKKDNSIIGLLKVQRNLLVHGEFPYNSRSYKETSQWLIRNLTRFKLSWKGYNEPLIEGEGIMILDRDGIVLFANMSAVRLFRTLGEVGNIWGKKIKDSFFYKYIENFVETGIPRVYGEETFEEYDEETRSFYRRIFPLTKGDQNLWRLFYLVRETTEIKQKERELKFKSVLIKEIHHRVKNNLQTIASLLRIQMRRLDSESAKHALQESINRINSIAYVHESLSKFEEDRVDIIEVAEKLLNAFKQTYEHLPCRFGFYKNKKSIFLSSKKATSVSLIMNELLQNAVKHGAYEDLEAEINLYIYQENQDIILMVENKVLKSEDISFDVSFSKGSLGFQLINILNEEIKGKLEIDKKTNGLIIKITFPKGEEDA; this comes from the coding sequence ATGGCAAGGATAAAGAAAGAAACCACCTACCTTTTAGAGGAACTAAAAGATTACGTACCTTATTTATCCTTAATCTCAGATCTACTAAGTGCTGATATTTATCTATATCAACCTATTACTGATCTATCTGCAGTTATTTTGATTGCTGAAGCTCATCCCAAACTGGTGCCTCCTCTTTCTTTGAGACAAGAAGTAGGAAAACTAATATTTTTAGAGGATGATCCTAATCTATTTGAAGTTATAAATACTGGAAAGCAGAAGGTAGTAAAAAGCGGTATTATAATTGGTGGATTTCCGGTAGAGGAAGAGATTCACCCAATTAAGAAGGATAATAGTATAATAGGACTTTTGAAAGTTCAGAGAAATCTTCTAGTACATGGTGAATTTCCATACAATTCAAGAAGCTATAAGGAAACATCTCAATGGCTAATCAGAAATCTCACAAGATTTAAACTTAGTTGGAAGGGTTATAATGAACCGTTGATAGAAGGGGAAGGAATTATGATTTTAGATAGAGATGGGATTGTTCTCTTTGCAAATATGTCTGCAGTTAGACTGTTTAGAACCTTAGGAGAAGTGGGAAATATCTGGGGAAAAAAGATAAAAGATTCCTTCTTCTATAAGTACATAGAAAATTTTGTTGAGACTGGAATACCGAGGGTTTATGGAGAAGAGACTTTTGAGGAATACGATGAGGAGACGAGAAGTTTCTATAGGAGAATTTTTCCATTAACTAAAGGAGATCAAAATTTGTGGAGGCTGTTTTATTTGGTGAGAGAGACAACCGAGATTAAGCAGAAGGAAAGAGAGTTAAAGTTTAAATCTGTGTTGATAAAAGAAATTCATCACAGAGTAAAAAATAATCTACAAACTATTGCTAGTTTGTTGAGAATTCAAATGAGAAGACTTGATTCTGAGAGTGCAAAGCATGCACTTCAGGAAAGCATAAATAGGATAAATAGTATTGCTTATGTACACGAATCTCTCTCTAAATTTGAAGAGGATAGAGTCGATATAATTGAAGTTGCCGAAAAACTTCTTAATGCTTTTAAGCAGACTTATGAGCATTTGCCTTGTAGATTTGGTTTTTATAAGAATAAAAAGAGTATCTTTTTATCCTCTAAAAAGGCCACATCGGTAAGTTTAATTATGAATGAGCTTTTACAAAATGCAGTAAAACATGGGGCTTATGAGGATTTGGAAGCGGAGATTAATTTATATATTTATCAAGAAAATCAGGATATAATATTAATGGTGGAAAATAAAGTTTTGAAAAGTGAAGACATATCTTTTGATGTTTCCTTTTCAAAAGGGAGTTTAGGGTTTCAATTAATAAATATTCTTAATGAGGAAATAAAAGGAAAGCTTGAAATAGACAAAAAAACAAATGGTTTAATTATAAAAATAACATTTCCAAAAGGAGAAGAAGATGCCTAA
- the miaB gene encoding tRNA (N6-isopentenyl adenosine(37)-C2)-methylthiotransferase MiaB codes for MPKYYIITYGCQMNKSDSEKVAGILENLGYTPSEKMEEADIILLNTCSVRERAEEKVFGKLGELRKLKKRNQNLLIGIFGCMAQRMKEELIEKFPHVDFVLGSYKFTELPKILESLDGKKKVVLAEDIPSPQDVDFRVIKRENKFQAWIPIIYGCNNFCTYCIVPYLRGREKSRDPEEIIREVEYLASQGVVEVTLLGQNVDSYGKDLGNVDLADLLVEIHRIPRIKRIRFLTSHPRDVSDKLIRVVATHPKVCPHWHLPLQAGSDRILRRMGRGYTYSEYKALIEKIRAEIPKASFSTDIIVGFPGEEEEDFLATRRALEEIKFDTVNLAIYSKRPGTPAANYEDLIPYETKKRWFDELENLQRKIIYEKNLSRVGKEEIVLAEEVNPKNPRELSGRTENYRLVFFEAEKELIGKFLLVKITEARLWSLKGEVIREVDL; via the coding sequence ATGCCTAAGTATTATATCATAACTTATGGTTGCCAAATGAATAAGTCTGATTCAGAAAAAGTAGCAGGAATTCTTGAAAATCTTGGATATACTCCATCGGAGAAGATGGAGGAGGCAGATATTATTTTATTAAATACTTGTTCTGTTAGGGAAAGAGCCGAGGAAAAGGTCTTTGGGAAACTTGGTGAGTTAAGAAAGCTTAAGAAGAGAAATCAGAATCTCTTGATAGGAATATTTGGCTGTATGGCTCAAAGAATGAAAGAGGAGCTTATTGAAAAATTTCCTCATGTGGATTTTGTACTTGGAAGTTATAAGTTTACGGAGCTTCCTAAGATTTTAGAGAGCTTAGATGGTAAGAAAAAGGTTGTACTTGCTGAGGATATTCCAAGTCCACAGGATGTGGATTTTAGAGTTATAAAGCGAGAGAATAAATTTCAAGCCTGGATACCAATAATCTATGGATGTAATAATTTCTGCACTTATTGTATTGTGCCATATTTACGTGGAAGGGAGAAAAGTAGAGATCCTGAAGAGATAATAAGGGAAGTTGAATATTTGGCAAGTCAAGGGGTAGTTGAGGTTACCCTACTTGGACAGAATGTAGACTCTTATGGTAAAGATCTTGGAAATGTTGACTTAGCAGATCTACTTGTGGAAATTCACAGGATTCCAAGAATAAAAAGGATAAGATTTCTTACTTCTCATCCAAGGGATGTTTCAGATAAACTGATTAGGGTTGTTGCTACACATCCAAAGGTATGTCCACATTGGCATCTTCCCTTACAGGCAGGCTCTGATAGGATCTTAAGAAGGATGGGAAGAGGATACACTTATAGTGAATATAAAGCCTTAATTGAAAAAATAAGGGCAGAGATTCCAAAGGCTTCTTTTTCCACAGATATTATTGTTGGCTTTCCAGGAGAGGAAGAAGAGGACTTTTTAGCTACAAGAAGAGCTTTAGAAGAGATAAAATTCGATACAGTTAATCTTGCTATTTATTCTAAGAGGCCAGGAACTCCTGCTGCAAATTATGAAGATCTTATACCTTATGAAACTAAAAAAAGATGGTTTGATGAACTTGAGAATTTACAAAGAAAAATAATATATGAGAAAAATCTTTCTAGGGTTGGAAAAGAAGAGATAGTGCTTGCAGAAGAGGTCAATCCTAAGAATCCAAGAGAGCTTTCTGGAAGAACAGAGAATTATAGGTTAGTATTTTTTGAGGCAGAGAAAGAATTGATAGGTAAGTTTCTCCTGGTGAAAATTACCGAAGCAAGGCTCTGGTCATTAAAAGGAGAAGTTATAAGAGAGGTTGATTTATAG
- the mutS gene encoding DNA mismatch repair protein MutS, which produces MENMTPLYRQYKSIKDQFSDAILLFRLGDFYEAFEEDAKIISQELDIVLTSKEIGKGRRIPMAGVPYHALDSYLSKLVQKKYKVAICEQVEDPALAKGLVKREVVRVITPGTLVEDTLLEDKNNNFLSSIYALNKEYISLATIDVSTGEFFATEWRGKEAEEIIYSELVRLKPKEIILPFSLKDLFSELLTDLKREVDPKITLLDDNYFQFSDYAIKYSDDKEKYPLAERSVNGALNYIKEVMFTIPTHIERVEIYQPQQYLILDSTAIKHLELLETVREGQRRGSLIWVLDKTLTSMGARLLKKWILQPLLNVNAIKKRQGAIKEFLEKEPWRREIEDILKEMPDLERINSRINYNTATPKELIYLRQALSFLPLLRKSLEKAESDRLKELKENLPDLEPLYEELDRALVESPPSHIKDGGYIKDGYDPNLDELRRLLRESKDWLINLENRERERTGIKSLKIGYNQVFGYYIEVTKANLNLVPPDYIRKQTLVNAERFITPELKEWENKILHAEDNIKKIEEELFQNLRKKVIEHSRDITTFAQIIGEIDVYISLAKAAREYNYVCPQVTNDYDVIIREGRHPVIERMLPPGTFVPNDAYLNREKFIDLITGPNMAGKSTYIRQIALIIILAQMGSFIPAKEAKIGVVDRIFTRIGAWDDISSGESTFLVEMKEVGNILSHATERSLIILDEVGRGTSTYDGISIAWAIVEYIHNKIKAKTLFATHYHELTELEKELRHLKNLSVAVQEKGKEIIFLHKIVDKPADKSYGIYVAQLADLPREVIERAEKILLELEKGREIKKKEVIQLPLFSEITDSKLEKLRNEILSLNTNELTPIQALLKIHEWKELIK; this is translated from the coding sequence ATGGAGAATATGACTCCTTTATATAGACAGTATAAATCTATAAAAGATCAATTTTCTGATGCTATTCTCCTCTTTAGGTTAGGAGATTTTTATGAGGCTTTTGAGGAAGATGCAAAGATAATATCTCAAGAACTTGATATTGTATTAACTTCTAAAGAAATTGGTAAGGGCAGAAGAATTCCTATGGCTGGCGTACCTTATCATGCTTTGGATAGTTACTTATCTAAGTTAGTGCAAAAAAAGTATAAAGTAGCAATCTGTGAGCAAGTAGAAGATCCAGCATTGGCGAAAGGACTTGTTAAGAGAGAGGTAGTAAGAGTTATCACTCCTGGAACTCTAGTAGAGGATACTCTTCTTGAGGATAAGAATAATAATTTTTTATCCTCAATCTATGCTTTGAATAAAGAGTATATCTCTCTTGCTACTATCGATGTGTCCACTGGTGAATTCTTTGCTACAGAGTGGAGAGGAAAAGAGGCTGAGGAGATAATTTATTCAGAGTTAGTTAGATTAAAACCTAAAGAAATAATTTTACCCTTTTCGTTAAAGGATTTATTTTCAGAGTTGTTAACTGATCTAAAAAGAGAAGTAGACCCTAAAATTACTCTTTTGGATGATAATTATTTTCAATTCTCCGATTATGCTATTAAGTATTCTGATGATAAAGAAAAATACCCTCTTGCAGAAAGATCCGTAAATGGGGCTCTGAACTACATAAAAGAGGTTATGTTTACTATTCCAACTCATATTGAGAGGGTGGAAATTTATCAACCCCAACAGTATTTGATCCTTGATAGTACAGCTATAAAACATTTAGAGCTTCTTGAAACAGTAAGAGAGGGACAGAGAAGAGGTAGTTTAATATGGGTACTTGATAAAACTTTAACATCTATGGGGGCAAGACTCTTAAAAAAATGGATTTTACAGCCTCTTTTAAATGTAAATGCAATAAAAAAGAGACAAGGAGCAATAAAGGAATTTTTAGAAAAGGAACCTTGGAGAAGAGAAATAGAAGATATATTAAAGGAAATGCCTGATCTTGAAAGGATAAATTCTCGGATCAATTATAATACTGCTACCCCTAAGGAATTAATATATTTGAGGCAAGCTTTATCTTTTTTACCCTTACTGAGAAAGTCTCTTGAAAAGGCAGAATCAGATAGATTGAAAGAATTAAAAGAAAATCTACCTGATCTTGAGCCTTTATATGAGGAACTTGATAGAGCTCTTGTGGAAAGTCCTCCTTCACATATTAAAGATGGAGGATATATAAAAGATGGATACGATCCCAATCTTGACGAGTTGAGAAGGCTTTTAAGAGAGAGCAAGGACTGGTTGATCAATCTTGAAAACCGAGAAAGAGAAAGAACTGGTATAAAATCTCTTAAGATTGGGTATAACCAGGTTTTCGGTTACTACATAGAAGTAACAAAAGCTAACTTAAATCTGGTTCCTCCTGATTATATAAGAAAACAGACTTTGGTTAATGCAGAGAGATTTATTACACCGGAGTTGAAAGAATGGGAGAATAAGATTTTACATGCAGAGGATAATATCAAAAAAATAGAAGAAGAACTTTTTCAAAATTTAAGAAAAAAGGTTATCGAACATTCAAGAGATATTACTACTTTTGCTCAAATTATTGGCGAGATAGATGTTTATATTTCTCTTGCAAAAGCGGCAAGAGAGTACAATTACGTATGTCCTCAGGTTACCAATGATTATGATGTGATAATAAGGGAGGGGCGACATCCTGTAATTGAAAGAATGCTTCCTCCAGGCACCTTTGTTCCCAATGATGCTTATCTTAATAGGGAGAAATTTATTGATCTAATAACTGGTCCTAATATGGCTGGAAAGTCCACATATATAAGGCAAATTGCTTTAATTATTATTCTTGCTCAGATGGGTTCATTTATTCCTGCCAAAGAAGCCAAAATAGGAGTGGTAGATAGAATATTTACAAGAATAGGAGCATGGGATGATATATCTTCTGGTGAGAGTACTTTTCTTGTGGAGATGAAAGAGGTTGGAAATATTCTTTCTCATGCTACCGAGAGAAGTCTTATAATTCTTGATGAGGTGGGTAGAGGAACCAGTACTTACGACGGAATAAGTATCGCTTGGGCTATAGTGGAGTATATACATAATAAGATAAAGGCAAAGACTCTTTTTGCTACTCATTACCATGAACTTACTGAACTGGAAAAGGAATTGAGACATCTTAAAAATTTGAGTGTGGCAGTACAAGAAAAAGGTAAAGAGATAATTTTCTTACATAAAATAGTAGACAAGCCTGCAGATAAAAGTTATGGAATATATGTGGCTCAGCTTGCTGACTTACCAAGAGAGGTGATTGAGAGGGCAGAGAAGATTCTTTTGGAGCTTGAGAAGGGAAGAGAAATAAAAAAGAAAGAAGTTATACAACTTCCTCTGTTCTCAGAAATAACAGATTCTAAACTTGAAAAATTAAGAAATGAAATTCTTTCTTTGAATACTAATGAACTTACTCCAATTCAAGCCCTTTTAAAAATTCATGAATGGAAAGAACTTATAAAATAA